Proteins from one Desulfitobacterium chlororespirans DSM 11544 genomic window:
- a CDS encoding FecCD family ABC transporter permease, which translates to MINHELSIKQPNPVQEGFYRRRVRIAVVTLLLLILTLLLCGTMLYLGNTRYSLGEIIRVLLGEQIKGATFAIGTLRLPRMLAGLLAGMAFGMAGRTFQTMLRNPLASPDIIGVASGSSLAAVFCIIILKISGPLVSLAAVTTGLAVAFLIYMLSRRGNFSGGRLILIGIGVQAMLNSLISFLLLRANQYDVPAALRWLSGSLNGMQMKSMPGLFLVVLIFGSVLVLLSRQLKILELGDQSAITLGLRTDRIRLALVLSAVFLIAYATAVTGPIAFVAFLAGPIAGRLAGPGSSNILPAGLTGAALVLLADSIGQFVFDIRFPVGIITGILGAPYLLYLLIRMNRTGGAA; encoded by the coding sequence ATGATTAATCATGAGCTGAGTATAAAGCAACCGAATCCTGTCCAAGAGGGCTTTTACCGCCGCCGGGTCCGCATTGCCGTGGTGACCCTGCTTTTATTAATCCTGACCTTGCTCCTGTGCGGGACGATGCTCTATCTGGGCAATACCCGTTATTCTCTGGGGGAGATCATCAGGGTTCTTTTGGGTGAACAGATCAAAGGAGCGACCTTTGCCATCGGCACGCTGCGGCTGCCCAGGATGCTGGCCGGACTGCTGGCGGGCATGGCTTTTGGCATGGCGGGAAGGACATTTCAGACCATGCTCAGAAACCCTCTGGCCAGCCCGGATATTATCGGGGTGGCTTCCGGCTCCAGTCTGGCAGCTGTGTTCTGTATTATTATCTTGAAAATCAGCGGTCCCCTGGTCTCTTTGGCGGCAGTCACCACGGGGCTGGCCGTGGCCTTCCTGATCTATATGCTCTCCCGGAGAGGGAATTTTTCCGGGGGACGATTGATTTTGATCGGCATTGGCGTTCAGGCTATGCTGAACTCCCTGATTTCTTTCCTGCTGCTGAGAGCCAATCAATACGATGTGCCTGCTGCCCTGCGCTGGCTTAGCGGCAGTTTAAACGGCATGCAAATGAAGTCTATGCCGGGGCTTTTCCTGGTAGTGCTGATCTTTGGCAGCGTGTTGGTTCTACTGAGCAGGCAGTTAAAGATCCTGGAACTGGGAGACCAGTCCGCTATTACCCTGGGGTTAAGGACGGACCGGATCCGTTTGGCTCTGGTTCTCAGCGCTGTTTTCTTGATTGCTTATGCCACAGCCGTCACAGGCCCCATCGCCTTTGTGGCTTTTCTGGCCGGTCCCATCGCCGGCCGTTTGGCAGGCCCCGGTTCGTCAAATATCCTGCCGGCCGGTCTGACAGGAGCAGCCCTGGTGCTTTTGGCGGATAGTATTGGGCAGTTTGTCTTTGACATTCG
- a CDS encoding FecCD family ABC transporter permease: MKLRKTMILAIAGVLGVVLCIGASLAFGSRNVGLDEVIKALLYSGSDSFDALVVRERIPRTVFSLLAGASLGVAGALMQAITRNPIADPSILGVNTGASLFVVSGIAFFQISTAGQYIGFALIGALVTAVFVYRIGSLGYGGATPIKLALAGAATSAALSSLVSAVILPRTEVMNAFRFWQIGSVSGATWEGILAVAPFLALGLSIGMLTAPALDALALGDDVATGLGVNTGMIRIAGAVAGVLLCGATTALAGPIAFVGLMIPHTMRLICGPDMKIIIPMSALGGAMLLTISDIIGRLIGQPSELEAGIVTAFLGAPILIMIAMRTKVRSL; the protein is encoded by the coding sequence ATGAAATTAAGAAAAACAATGATCCTGGCGATCGCCGGTGTGCTGGGTGTGGTGTTGTGCATAGGGGCTTCGCTGGCCTTTGGTTCACGCAATGTGGGTCTGGATGAAGTGATCAAGGCTTTGTTATACTCCGGCAGTGATTCCTTTGATGCCCTGGTGGTTCGGGAGCGGATTCCCCGCACGGTGTTCAGCTTGCTCGCCGGGGCCTCTCTGGGGGTGGCCGGTGCTCTCATGCAGGCCATTACCCGCAATCCCATTGCCGATCCCAGCATTTTAGGGGTGAATACTGGTGCCTCTCTGTTTGTGGTGAGCGGAATCGCTTTCTTTCAGATCAGCACTGCCGGTCAATATATTGGTTTTGCTTTAATAGGGGCTTTAGTGACGGCAGTCTTTGTTTACCGAATCGGCTCCCTGGGCTATGGGGGAGCAACTCCTATCAAACTGGCTCTGGCGGGAGCAGCTACCAGCGCGGCTTTATCCTCTTTGGTCAGTGCCGTGATCCTTCCCCGGACCGAGGTTATGAATGCCTTCCGGTTTTGGCAGATAGGCAGTGTCAGTGGAGCTACCTGGGAAGGTATTCTGGCAGTGGCCCCCTTTCTGGCTCTGGGGTTAAGCATTGGCATGCTGACAGCTCCGGCCCTGGATGCCCTGGCTTTGGGGGATGATGTGGCCACAGGGTTAGGGGTAAATACGGGAATGATCCGGATTGCCGGGGCAGTGGCGGGGGTGCTGCTTTGTGGTGCCACAACAGCTCTGGCGGGGCCCATCGCCTTTGTAGGATTGATGATTCCCCATACGATGAGGCTGATCTGCGGGCCGGATATGAAGATCATTATTCCCATGTCGGCACTGGGAGGGGCTATGCTTTTAACGATTTCCGATATTATCGGCAGGCTCATAGGTCAGCCCAGTGAACTGGAAGCCGGGATTGTCACGGCCTTTTTGGGAGCGCCGATTCTGATTATGATCGCCATGAGAACGAAGGTGCGTTCCTTATGA
- a CDS encoding iron-siderophore ABC transporter substrate-binding protein: MMRFKKLMGSILVIALSLSITACSTSGTSGQDNPAAGGGVSTGTGSEQGGVKYPLKIKHAFGETVIESKPERVATISWGNQDIPLALGVIPVGVSKANYGVTDDSGLLPWTLEGFKKLGVENPVLFNDTDGLDFEAISDVQPDVILAAYSGITQEEYDLLSQIAPVIAYPTVAWQTYWRDQIIMDATGMGMQAEGEQLVADLEKLITKKIAAYPQMTGKNAAFFYFIPTDLGKFYVYLPTDPRAAYLTDLGLKVPESVAELAKDSASFAIELSAENVDILKDVDIIIAYGDEALQKSLQADPLMGTLPAIQRGSVAMIQDGTPLAASGTPSALSIPATIDDYLSIIGKAADRVR, from the coding sequence ATGATGAGATTTAAAAAACTAATGGGTTCGATTTTAGTCATTGCCTTATCGTTATCGATAACTGCGTGTTCGACAAGTGGTACATCCGGACAGGATAATCCGGCGGCCGGCGGAGGGGTATCAACCGGAACAGGTTCTGAGCAGGGGGGAGTGAAGTATCCCCTAAAGATTAAGCATGCCTTTGGTGAGACTGTGATTGAAAGCAAACCGGAACGGGTTGCCACCATTTCCTGGGGGAACCAGGATATACCTTTAGCTTTAGGTGTGATTCCGGTGGGGGTATCCAAAGCCAATTATGGGGTGACCGATGACAGCGGTTTGCTGCCCTGGACGCTGGAAGGGTTTAAAAAGCTGGGTGTGGAGAACCCTGTTCTGTTTAACGATACCGACGGCTTGGATTTCGAAGCGATTAGTGATGTCCAGCCGGATGTGATCCTGGCGGCTTATTCAGGAATCACCCAGGAAGAATACGATTTATTGAGTCAAATCGCTCCTGTCATTGCCTATCCTACCGTGGCCTGGCAGACTTACTGGCGGGATCAGATTATTATGGATGCAACTGGAATGGGCATGCAGGCAGAAGGGGAGCAGCTGGTGGCCGATCTGGAAAAGCTGATCACTAAAAAAATTGCTGCCTATCCTCAAATGACCGGCAAGAATGCGGCCTTCTTCTATTTTATCCCCACCGATTTAGGCAAGTTCTATGTTTATCTGCCCACGGATCCCCGAGCTGCTTATCTGACGGATCTGGGCTTAAAGGTTCCGGAAAGTGTAGCTGAACTTGCTAAAGACTCTGCCAGCTTTGCCATTGAACTGAGTGCGGAGAATGTGGATATCCTGAAGGACGTGGATATAATCATTGCCTATGGTGATGAAGCCTTGCAGAAAAGCCTGCAGGCCGATCCGCTGATGGGTACATTGCCGGCTATCCAGAGAGGTTCTGTAGCCATGATTCAGGATGGAACTCCCCTGGCTGCTTCCGGTACTCCCAGTGCGCTGTCCATTCCGGCCACCATCGATGATTACTTAAGCATCATTGGCAAGGCCGCTGACCGGGTGCGATGA
- a CDS encoding MarR family winged helix-turn-helix transcriptional regulator, translating to MKETIDKETIAMDDKILEQIAAYYDFWFQINEIYRIWAQKHNTNETTVFILQVIDTGAPFCTQNEIGSKLFLPKQTVSIILSGLEKKGYIVREANPSDRRNKIVKFTEQGARYARGLLDELKAMEIEAFASIPPEKRLALSETFALLAGSLSKASLKISCPPR from the coding sequence ATGAAGGAGACGATTGATAAGGAGACGATTGCTATGGATGATAAAATTCTGGAACAGATTGCTGCCTATTATGATTTTTGGTTCCAGATTAACGAGATCTACCGTATATGGGCGCAGAAACATAATACCAATGAGACGACGGTATTCATACTTCAGGTCATTGATACCGGTGCACCTTTTTGTACCCAGAATGAAATCGGCAGCAAGCTTTTTTTGCCGAAGCAAACGGTTTCCATTATCCTTTCCGGACTGGAGAAAAAGGGATATATTGTACGGGAGGCCAATCCCAGCGATCGCAGGAACAAGATTGTCAAATTTACGGAGCAAGGAGCCCGCTATGCCCGCGGTTTGCTTGATGAACTCAAAGCCATGGAGATAGAGGCCTTCGCCAGCATTCCGCCGGAAAAGCGCCTGGCGCTCTCGGAGACATTTGCTTTGCTGGCAGGGTCTTTGAGCAAAGCTTCTCTTAAAATCTCCTGCCCGCCCCGCTAG
- a CDS encoding DMT family transporter, with translation MQWVYLALAILLEILGTTLMKMSEGLTKMLPTLGMFLAYVLCFSSFALALKKIPVSVAYAVWSGVGIVVISAIGIVVFKETVNTLKVVSIVLIVAGVVGLNLGGTAH, from the coding sequence ATGCAATGGGTTTATTTAGCCCTGGCTATTTTACTGGAAATTTTGGGGACAACACTGATGAAAATGTCCGAGGGACTGACGAAAATGCTGCCAACTTTAGGAATGTTTCTGGCCTATGTTTTATGTTTTAGTTCGTTCGCCCTGGCTTTAAAGAAAATACCGGTCAGCGTCGCCTATGCCGTATGGTCCGGAGTGGGGATTGTGGTTATATCGGCCATAGGAATTGTGGTGTTCAAAGAAACCGTCAATACCCTGAAAGTCGTATCCATCGTCCTGATTGTAGCAGGGGTAGTGGGTTTGAACCTAGGCGGTACGGCTCATTAA
- a CDS encoding methyl-accepting chemotaxis protein yields the protein MQTLRNLTTAKKIIGIILLMSLFILSVGGVGYSYTHVVSSEIIDMYNNNLLPVKWLNQVRADNRLVEELSMKIMLTDQDQATQDEELKTINETIAEIQTLVSQYKGTALDSFESEKLALITKNLDAYGAVHEKVLNLAVSGEKTTAYAQFSENAAPLMMDINSSLNELADYKSQKADQEMENALAGRDMAKRMILIITLIAIVVSLTVGLMAARTISKSLAAAVKQIGQVAEGNLDIEQVKVNAADEVGQLGIAVNTMLVKMRELVTHVADSANIVSSSAEELSASSEQSAYANNQIADAIKDMAWGAEKQVAQISEASKTFEQISAHIQQIAVNTKQVVTLSDRTDESASYGGTAISSAVSQMRNTEKTVETSAEMVAKLGEKSGEIDQIVTAISQIAAQTNLLALNAAIEAARAGENGRGFAVVADEVRKLAEQSQNASKQIAEMIREVQEGTKKAIAAMKAGSYEVKIGTEVVNNAGVAFADIVTLINQVSGKMREIALAIQHVADGSQQIAASVHEISEISVDTAEHVHTVSAATQEQTASVEQIAASSQNLSSMAAELLASIHKFKV from the coding sequence ATGCAAACGCTTCGTAATTTAACAACTGCTAAAAAAATTATCGGCATAATCCTTCTCATGAGTCTGTTTATCCTCAGCGTCGGGGGAGTAGGCTATAGTTATACCCATGTTGTGAGTTCAGAGATTATAGATATGTATAATAATAATCTGTTGCCCGTGAAATGGCTTAATCAAGTTCGGGCTGACAACAGGCTGGTTGAAGAATTGTCCATGAAAATCATGTTGACCGATCAGGATCAGGCAACACAGGACGAAGAGTTGAAGACAATAAACGAAACCATTGCGGAAATTCAAACTTTGGTTAGCCAATATAAAGGAACCGCTCTTGATTCTTTTGAGTCGGAAAAGCTGGCATTGATAACAAAGAATCTTGATGCCTATGGGGCTGTCCATGAAAAGGTCCTGAATTTGGCGGTCAGTGGGGAAAAAACCACTGCTTATGCTCAGTTCTCTGAAAATGCGGCGCCTTTGATGATGGACATAAATTCTTCTCTCAATGAATTAGCTGATTACAAGAGCCAAAAGGCCGATCAGGAAATGGAGAATGCCCTTGCCGGCCGGGATATGGCGAAGAGAATGATTTTGATAATTACGCTTATTGCTATCGTCGTGTCCTTGACGGTAGGATTGATGGCAGCAAGGACGATCAGCAAATCCCTGGCTGCCGCAGTAAAGCAAATAGGGCAGGTAGCGGAGGGAAATCTGGATATAGAGCAAGTGAAGGTCAACGCCGCCGATGAAGTAGGTCAACTGGGGATAGCTGTCAATACTATGTTGGTTAAGATGAGAGAGCTTGTCACACATGTAGCTGATTCGGCCAATATAGTGTCCTCTTCTGCGGAAGAGTTATCGGCCAGCTCAGAACAATCGGCCTATGCCAATAATCAGATCGCCGATGCCATTAAAGACATGGCTTGGGGAGCAGAAAAACAGGTAGCTCAAATCAGTGAAGCTTCAAAAACTTTTGAGCAAATATCAGCCCATATACAACAAATAGCAGTGAACACCAAACAAGTGGTTACATTATCGGATAGAACAGATGAGTCCGCCTCATACGGAGGAACAGCTATCAGTTCTGCAGTCAGTCAAATGAGGAATACCGAAAAAACAGTGGAGACCTCCGCGGAAATGGTTGCCAAGTTAGGGGAAAAATCCGGTGAAATCGATCAGATTGTTACGGCAATATCCCAAATCGCTGCTCAGACCAATCTGTTGGCCTTAAACGCAGCGATTGAGGCCGCCCGGGCAGGCGAAAACGGGAGAGGATTTGCAGTGGTGGCGGATGAGGTCCGGAAATTGGCTGAACAGTCACAGAATGCATCCAAGCAGATAGCTGAAATGATCAGAGAAGTTCAGGAAGGTACGAAAAAAGCTATTGCCGCTATGAAGGCCGGTAGCTATGAAGTGAAAATCGGTACGGAAGTGGTGAATAATGCGGGAGTCGCTTTTGCAGATATTGTAACTCTAATCAATCAGGTATCCGGGAAAATGAGAGAAATCGCTTTGGCAATCCAGCATGTGGCTGATGGGAGCCAGCAAATCGCGGCTTCAGTTCACGAGATTTCAGAGATCAGTGTTGATACTGCGGAACATGTTCATACCGTCTCGGCGGCAACCCAGGAACAGACTGCTTCGGTGGAACAAATAGCTGCTTCAAGCCAAAACCTTTCCAGCATGGCAGCGGAGTTGCTGGCAAGTATACATAAGTTTAAAGTCTGA
- a CDS encoding class I SAM-dependent methyltransferase: protein MGSVSDQVERRLAQSLFKTPGSKVLEIGCGTGQYTSWLVQEGYEVTAVDISGEMMALAQKKIAALQETATQAKPVRWRHADITEILDQLETYDGIFSMTAFEFVPEPEMVLQKLFNRLNPGGCLLIGLIAGESAWSDYYEEAARQKPTSVFARATLYTKTEISSWPIGAPAQIGECLFFPPTIPTAAEALALEEKKEGNPGFVVARWCKG, encoded by the coding sequence CTGGGCTCCGTCTCCGATCAAGTCGAACGCCGCCTGGCTCAATCCCTGTTCAAAACCCCGGGTTCCAAAGTTCTGGAGATCGGCTGCGGCACCGGACAATATACAAGCTGGCTCGTTCAGGAAGGCTACGAGGTCACTGCCGTGGATATTTCCGGGGAAATGATGGCTTTGGCCCAGAAGAAAATCGCCGCCCTTCAAGAAACCGCAACCCAAGCCAAACCTGTCCGCTGGCGGCATGCCGATATTACGGAAATCCTGGATCAGCTGGAAACCTATGATGGAATTTTTTCCATGACTGCTTTTGAATTTGTCCCGGAACCGGAAATGGTTCTGCAAAAACTTTTCAACCGCTTAAACCCTGGAGGCTGTCTGCTGATCGGGCTGATCGCCGGAGAAAGTGCCTGGAGCGACTACTATGAGGAGGCAGCACGCCAGAAGCCGACTTCTGTCTTCGCCCGTGCCACTCTCTATACCAAAACAGAGATCTCTTCCTGGCCAATCGGTGCACCTGCTCAAATCGGGGAATGTCTTTTCTTCCCGCCAACTATTCCGACAGCAGCCGAAGCTCTGGCTCTGGAAGAGAAAAAAGAAGGAAATCCCGGGTTTGTCGTAGCCCGTTGGTGCAAAGGCTAA
- the ald gene encoding alanine dehydrogenase — MIIGIPKEIKIYENRVGMPPAGVDALVKAGHTCYLEQSAGLGSGFTDEEYREAGAVILETAQEVYERAEMIVKVKEPLKSEYPLLKENQILFTYLHLAPNQELTQALLDAKVVGIAYETVEMPNKSLPLLAPMSEVAGRMAIQVGAHLLEKTNGGRGMLLGGVSGVEPAKVVIIGGGNVGINAVKIAVGLGAQVIVLDISGARLAYLDDIFGGRVVTLMSNNYNIARAVRRADLVIGAVLIPGAKTPKVVTEEMVKTMKPGAVLVDVAIDQGGAIESMDRVTSLDDPYFVKHDVIHYSVGNMPGAVPRTSTMALTNATLPYVLKLADLGAEKAMLEDEALRKGLNVYKGKLTIKTVAEVQGLEYTPSEGLF, encoded by the coding sequence ATGATTATTGGCATACCAAAAGAAATTAAAATCTATGAAAATCGGGTGGGCATGCCTCCCGCTGGTGTTGACGCTTTGGTTAAGGCCGGACACACCTGTTATCTGGAACAATCGGCCGGTTTAGGCAGTGGTTTTACGGATGAGGAATATAGAGAGGCCGGCGCCGTTATTCTTGAGACCGCCCAGGAAGTCTATGAACGGGCGGAGATGATCGTTAAAGTTAAGGAACCCTTAAAATCGGAGTATCCTCTTTTAAAGGAAAATCAAATTCTCTTTACCTATCTGCATTTGGCACCGAATCAGGAGTTGACCCAAGCCCTTTTGGATGCTAAGGTCGTCGGCATAGCTTATGAAACAGTGGAGATGCCCAATAAATCCTTGCCTTTGCTGGCACCGATGAGTGAAGTAGCCGGCCGCATGGCCATTCAAGTAGGGGCTCACCTGCTGGAAAAGACCAATGGCGGCAGAGGTATGCTGTTGGGCGGCGTCTCAGGAGTGGAACCGGCTAAGGTCGTGATCATCGGCGGTGGTAATGTGGGCATTAATGCGGTGAAGATCGCCGTGGGATTAGGTGCGCAGGTTATCGTGCTGGATATCAGCGGCGCCAGACTGGCCTATCTGGACGATATTTTTGGCGGCCGGGTGGTCACTTTGATGTCCAATAATTATAATATTGCTAGAGCGGTTAGAAGGGCGGACTTAGTCATCGGCGCGGTTTTGATTCCCGGTGCCAAGACCCCTAAGGTGGTTACGGAAGAGATGGTCAAAACCATGAAACCCGGCGCGGTCTTGGTCGATGTGGCCATTGACCAGGGTGGAGCCATTGAGAGCATGGATCGGGTTACCTCCCTTGATGATCCTTATTTCGTTAAGCATGATGTGATTCACTATTCAGTAGGCAATATGCCGGGTGCCGTACCGCGGACCTCGACCATGGCTTTAACCAATGCCACCTTGCCCTATGTCTTGAAACTTGCTGATTTGGGTGCTGAAAAAGCCATGCTTGAAGATGAGGCACTGAGAAAAGGACTGAATGTCTACAAAGGAAAGCTGACGATTAAAACGGTTGCTGAGGTTCAAGGCTTAGAGTATACCCCCAGTGAAGGGCTCTTTTAG
- a CDS encoding Ldh family oxidoreductase, with protein MTIKTYPVAQINEHCVELLRAGGVPEHDAQIIASVIIDTSLNGLDTHGLSRLPQYLLSLRKGRINPSPQIKIQRHDALAVIDGDNGMGQLIAEGEYRRTIEYSFAVLFLFLFTIFLLLYMIRLLRNLL; from the coding sequence ATAACCATCAAAACGTACCCGGTTGCCCAAATTAACGAACACTGCGTTGAACTGTTACGTGCCGGTGGTGTTCCAGAGCATGATGCGCAAATTATCGCGTCCGTAATCATCGATACAAGTCTGAATGGTCTGGATACCCATGGCTTAAGCCGTTTGCCCCAGTATCTTCTCAGTTTGAGAAAAGGACGCATCAATCCTTCGCCTCAGATTAAAATCCAAAGGCATGATGCCCTGGCCGTCATTGACGGGGATAACGGCATGGGGCAGCTTATCGCGGAAGGAGAGTACCGCAGGACTATTGAATATAGTTTTGCCGTACTCTTTTTGTTTCTATTTACAATTTTTCTTCTATTATATATGATTAGATTGTTGCGAAATTTATTATAG
- a CDS encoding FadR/GntR family transcriptional regulator, translating into MFVPLKLYGNLSEKVVSQIIQALNTGNLKPGDRLPPEREMCEMFSVSRTVIRDALKTLAGLGVVTVRHGTGTFINEATDEPGDISRLASLLQISRGTMEELFQVRGILESKAVFWCAQNATDEDIAELEDIVRSAEHPENEGKLALFDAEFHLKICEAAGNRVLVRLMINVLDLLGEVREKVLMIPGRQRLSVRDHQEILAAIRERNPDLACQRMLNHLKDSEDAVSAAQPERGG; encoded by the coding sequence ATGTTTGTACCCCTTAAACTTTATGGGAATTTGTCTGAAAAAGTCGTCAGCCAAATTATTCAGGCCTTAAACACGGGAAATCTGAAGCCCGGTGATCGGCTTCCTCCCGAAAGGGAAATGTGTGAAATGTTTTCCGTCAGCAGGACGGTGATCCGCGACGCCTTAAAGACCCTTGCCGGTCTCGGCGTAGTAACGGTCAGGCACGGGACGGGTACGTTCATCAACGAAGCGACGGATGAACCGGGGGATATCAGCAGATTGGCATCATTGCTGCAAATAAGCCGGGGAACCATGGAAGAACTGTTTCAGGTCCGGGGTATATTGGAAAGCAAGGCGGTCTTTTGGTGCGCGCAAAATGCTACGGATGAGGATATTGCTGAGCTCGAGGATATCGTCAGAAGTGCCGAACATCCGGAGAATGAGGGGAAATTGGCTTTATTCGACGCCGAGTTCCATCTTAAGATTTGTGAAGCGGCAGGAAACCGTGTCCTGGTCCGGCTCATGATCAATGTTCTGGACCTTTTGGGCGAGGTCCGGGAAAAAGTTCTGATGATACCGGGACGCCAGCGTCTATCGGTGCGCGATCATCAGGAAATCCTCGCGGCGATCCGGGAACGCAACCCCGATTTAGCCTGTCAACGCATGCTTAATCATCTCAAAGACAGCGAAGACGCCGTGAGTGCTGCCCAGCCGGAAAGGGGGGGATAA
- the sucD gene encoding succinate--CoA ligase subunit alpha produces the protein MGLIINKDTHVIVQGGTGKQGSYHVKAMLEYGTKVVAGVTPGKGGAQVEGLPVYDTVREAKEKHRIDASLIMVPAPFVLSAAIEAIDMGVPLIVIVTEHIPVKDTMKIKALARDKGCRLLGPNTIGVINCREKVKIGIMPGFLYGSGKIGLISRSGTLSHETASNLMFKGLGVSTVIGIGGDQIIGTDFVDALKELQDDQDTEAVVMLGEIGGNREEKAAEYLESCDYGKPVFCFIAGRNAPPGKKMGHAGAIIQGSAGTVQSKEEQLRQAGVRVAVSLEDLVESVAGWRQMD, from the coding sequence GTGGGACTCATCATCAATAAAGATACCCATGTGATCGTCCAGGGAGGGACAGGGAAACAAGGCTCCTATCACGTAAAAGCTATGCTGGAGTATGGCACCAAAGTGGTGGCGGGGGTAACCCCCGGCAAAGGAGGGGCCCAGGTCGAGGGCCTTCCCGTTTATGATACGGTTCGGGAGGCCAAGGAAAAGCATAGAATCGACGCCAGCCTGATCATGGTACCGGCTCCTTTTGTATTAAGCGCGGCAATTGAAGCCATCGACATGGGGGTACCGCTGATCGTTATTGTAACGGAGCATATACCCGTTAAGGATACCATGAAGATAAAAGCCCTGGCCCGGGACAAGGGGTGCAGGCTGCTGGGACCCAATACCATCGGCGTCATTAATTGCCGGGAAAAAGTTAAAATAGGGATTATGCCCGGTTTCCTTTACGGCTCCGGGAAGATTGGACTCATATCCCGCAGCGGGACATTGAGCCATGAGACTGCTTCCAATCTGATGTTCAAAGGGTTAGGGGTAAGCACGGTGATTGGCATTGGCGGGGACCAGATTATTGGCACCGACTTTGTCGACGCTTTAAAAGAGCTTCAAGATGATCAAGACACGGAAGCCGTCGTGATGCTGGGAGAAATCGGCGGCAACCGTGAGGAAAAAGCGGCGGAATACCTGGAAAGCTGCGATTATGGGAAACCGGTCTTCTGCTTTATCGCCGGCCGTAACGCTCCCCCCGGCAAAAAAATGGGCCATGCAGGTGCGATTATCCAGGGAAGTGCGGGAACAGTCCAAAGCAAAGAGGAACAGCTGAGACAAGCCGGAGTCCGGGTTGCCGTAAGCCTGGAAGATCTGGTCGAGAGTGTGGCCGGGTGGAGGCAAATGGATTAA
- a CDS encoding Gfo/Idh/MocA family protein — MYNPVGVAAIGLGRWAYVMADAYTKSEKLKLVTCYSRTEEKREKFGKRYNCAGDPTMEALLAREDVEMVVITVPNDKHAEVIEQCARAGKHIYVEKPISVSLEHAQRIDQVIKETGVKFLCGHSSRRLGALRTMKKMIATKEIGEVSSIEAVFSNERGLELKKGNWRGDPATAPGGPLTQLGVHQIDNLQFLLGPVARVFNFGKPMYTEVENITVNQTLLEFEDGKQAYLGTNWACPGVFSINVYGTKANLFYQLDFSWWSNSDVTDEHSTLIKREFASMSDDPDNRILRDVKVDFEPVDHLRVEVEEVADVIRNGGETEIDAEASLRNLAVVLAAVKSVHEKRPVEIAEIIG, encoded by the coding sequence ATGTACAATCCAGTTGGCGTTGCGGCAATCGGTTTAGGGCGGTGGGCTTATGTTATGGCCGATGCCTATACGAAGAGCGAAAAATTAAAGCTGGTTACCTGTTATTCCCGAACAGAAGAGAAAAGGGAGAAGTTCGGTAAACGTTATAACTGCGCCGGTGACCCCACTATGGAAGCCCTGCTGGCCCGTGAAGATGTGGAGATGGTCGTTATAACGGTTCCCAACGATAAGCATGCGGAAGTGATCGAGCAGTGCGCCCGCGCCGGCAAACATATCTATGTGGAAAAGCCCATTTCCGTATCCCTGGAGCATGCTCAGCGCATTGATCAAGTCATCAAAGAAACAGGGGTTAAATTTCTCTGCGGCCACAGCTCCCGCCGCTTAGGCGCTTTGCGCACAATGAAAAAAATGATCGCTACCAAGGAAATCGGCGAAGTATCTTCCATTGAAGCCGTTTTCTCCAATGAACGGGGTCTGGAGCTGAAAAAAGGGAACTGGCGGGGAGATCCCGCCACGGCACCCGGCGGTCCCCTTACCCAGCTGGGGGTTCATCAGATCGATAATCTGCAGTTTCTGCTGGGGCCGGTGGCCAGAGTCTTTAACTTCGGCAAACCAATGTATACCGAGGTGGAAAATATTACGGTGAATCAAACCCTGCTGGAGTTTGAAGATGGGAAACAGGCTTATTTAGGAACCAATTGGGCCTGCCCGGGCGTATTCTCCATCAATGTATACGGCACCAAAGCCAACCTGTTTTATCAGTTGGATTTCAGCTGGTGGAGCAATTCGGATGTCACCGACGAACACTCAACCCTGATCAAACGGGAGTTCGCCAGCATGAGCGATGATCCCGACAATCGAATTCTGCGGGATGTCAAAGTGGATTTCGAGCCGGTGGATCATTTGCGGGTGGAAGTGGAAGAAGTTGCGGACGTTATCCGCAACGGGGGAGAGACCGAGATCGACGCGGAAGCTTCCCTGCGCAATTTAGCAGTGGTTTTGGCCGCAGTAAAATCCGTTCACGAGAAAAGGCCGGTAGAGATTGCGGAGATAATCGGTTAA